The Ficedula albicollis isolate OC2 chromosome 1, FicAlb1.5, whole genome shotgun sequence nucleotide sequence GGTGTCTTTCAGAAACACACCTTTCTCACACAGATTACAGCATCCTGTTGCTTACTttattttgacatattttgcttttctattttccagagcattagaagaaattttttgaaaagaaacaaaagaggtCTAATTGGAGCATAGCAATCTCAAGAACTTCTCTGGAAGATGCAAGAAGTTTTCACATATAAAAGGCATCACGTACAGATCTGATACCAAGTTGTGTAATGCTGTTATGTTTTCTCACTTGCAAGTACATGGGGCTGAGGAACGTGCCCTTAGACCTGCAGTATGGCTACAGTGCTATGCAAACAGTCCCAACACCCATCTGTCACACATCACCCACCTTTTCCACTCCTACACTAGGTTCATCCTCATCCCTTTATCTCAGGACGAGCTGACTTCAGAGAAGCTCTGTCAGATAGGTAATGGCTCATTGTCAGCTCACTTCCAGCAGTACATAAATCCAAAATAACTCGAGCAGTGAGCAGAGATGTTTTGAACTTGCTTCATTGCAGACAGGTAAAAAGTTGTGGCCGTCTCAGGATTTAATAGGTACCTTGCTTTCAGTTTGGATGCAATCATTGTTTACAGATTTTTGCAGTGACCCCATAGGATCATCTGGATCGTTGTTCTCCTTTATACATCATGTTTAGCAGATTGAACAAGCCCTAAAAAGTGTGCTGGAAGTGAAGGCTCCCCTATGCTATTGCTGAGGCCTGTTCGAAGGAAGATTTAATAGAAACTCTATTTCTATAATGGAAACAAATAGACTTTAAAGAGTTTAACTGGAGTTCATAAACTAGTACTGActgagcagcaaaataaaaggatGTGTCTAAAAGCATTGAAGATCACATGTAATAGGATGGATTGTGATAATctgatttaaaagaagaaaatgtggaCTGAGTGGCTAGCCATTAGTAGACACTCAGTTATCTTGTCTGTCTCGTAGGTTTtacatatatttgtatattaatACTCATAATCATATCCTCTCCcttattttgtcttctttctaGGGTAACTGATGCTCTTCCTTACAGCAGTGCTCCTGATACGAAAAAACGTTTATTTCTCAGCAGTTCCCGCCTGTGGTCTTGGGTTGGCAGTTTAATCAGTAAATGGGATGCTGTTCCAATGCCAGACTAtgctgggaattgtgctgggattTCTCAGGCTATTTTGAAGTCTAGCATTTTCTCAAAAACTTCTGTCTTGCTGCAGAGTGGTTGGGCTGGGGGTAAATGTGTGACAAGCTGGACCAAGATGACAGCAAAGTCCTACAGAATCTTTGCAGAAATCAAACAAACTGATGACTTACAGTGAGGAATTTCCTAATGTCAGAGATAGGCTGAGATTACCCATTAGGAGGAAGAGACAAGCCTGGCCAACACAGCCAATCCTTAGTGGAAAGAACAGACAGACAGGCTCTCTAGTGGAAAGTCAGATAGCAGGAttcaacaaaaccaaataaaaagtAAGCAAAAGCATGTCATATGTAGGTAATCCCTTCAGCGTATGGATGGTGAGTGAAAAGACAGCAGAAATCCATGTGACCTAAAAATACTGAGTTGTCAAGAGTCTGATGTCACTGGCAAGGGAcagccagccagcagagagTGAGATCTGGTATTCTCTTGGGCATAGCCAAGGCCCCACTGTATCCAAGGAGGTTGTGCCATGAACTTCATTAGTGATGGGTTTACTCCCAAGGATTATCTTTTCCTATATCCCTATTACCTTAGTCAGCACTCTGCTTAAACCTTATAAGGCTGTTTTCTGTACTGAGAAGTGCTATGTATGATGAAATGGTAAAATAAACATTACTTTTCTTGGCTCTCCTCCATAATACGTATTccacttcaaattaaaaattaaattgagcTTCTCAGTGTGACTGTTCGAGCATCTTGCCCAGCCATCCgtctcccagctgtgcagtgtgccACTTGCATCTCACTGCCAAGTGAGAGCACTTCAACAATCCAAGCCAGGTGATTGCAGCATAAAGACTCTTCTAATTTCTATTATGCTAcgagtatttttttatttagatgatgcttaatttattcatttcagGGCTGTATATTTGCAGGTTCCAAGTCTGTTTAATAAATAAGTCACATTATTATATAAAGAGCTTGAAAGCAGAGAGCCTCACAATGTGAGTGACAGAGCCaagaacaaaatcaaagcaTTCCTTTAGAATCTCAAATTCaccccacagcccttcctgcttTTGCTGTATTATAGAGCTAATATTTTCACCTTATAACCTACTATACTGGCCCCTTGTTTACAGCACTCATAATCCCCTAGGATACCACTGGAAAAGTTTTAAGCTGTACTTGGTCACTGACTGTGtagtaaggaaaaataaaaccatgaaagcaaagcaatgTGTTTTATGTAAGttctttaaaaagattttaGGTTAAAATTTTCCTTGATTGGAGGTGGCATGAAAAACAGAGGTCAACGAATGACAgtgaaaccaaaaaaaagaggctACATTATTTAATTCTGCTGTGCAATGCcaaacagtgaaacaaaaaaaaaaagaggctaCATTATTTAATTCTGCTGTGCAATGCCAAAACTtttcctgtctgtgtgtctgtattttGCAGTATTTGCTTTAAAGTCTTTGTCCTCTTAGAAAAGTAAGATAATGAACAGATTACATTGCTCCATTTCAAGGAAggaaacaacaaagaaaagccAACTGGAACATTGGATTATATAAATAAGGCAATTTTTACTGACAGGGTTCTGatccaaatatttatttattttctaagtcATACAAAATTGACGCTTGTAGAGGTATTAGGTTAAAAGGGTTGGAAAATTAAGTCTTCTAATTATCCACGTAGAACATATAGTACTGATGAAGCAATGAAAACCTCTTTGACTTGAATAAGAAGTACATTACATATAATTTACAGAAATAAGAGCCAGTGTCATATAGAAAATGAACGTTTTAGAGCAACAGGATCAGCAAAGACATCGATACttgtctctgctgtggctggaaTGGGTTGCCCTTCACCCAGGTCCATCCAGTGGAAGGGGAGGCTTCCCCTCCACAACTCCACACAAGAAAGCCAACTATTCCCATTGCCAGGCATTTCAGCTGCTTGCTTGCCAGTCACCTCTCTCCTTCCGGCTCATACGCCATCCAGCTCTTGCAAGTTCATAATGCATTTTCTACACTAATGAGTTTGGCTGGATGCAGACCAGAGACCTACAtgtaaaaaactaaaaacagaAGGAGGTTCTGTTCTActagaaatttattttgcactCAGATGGAAAACTTGGCTTAGGGGAAAAATTGTTGGATACCTGAAAGAGATGAATAAGCCAATCCCGGATAAAAATAGTTCTAACTTTTAACATAAATGAAAGTGCAATTAAAGGTTTGTATATGTGTCATGCCAAATTCTACAGAGATGAGAAATGCAATGAAACAGTATCTAAGTCATTATAAATTTTGCTATTTacacaaaagaggaaaaagaatatttcctACATCATTTGTCATGTTTCCCTTCATATCTTGCATACTTACTAAAATATAGGGTTTCAAGTACCCATAGAAAAAATATGAACGTGCAGAGAGAATAAccacaagaaaggaaaaaaagcgACCAAGTCCTATAActggatttaaaataattcagttttatcTAAAGAGTCAAATcctgtccttttttcctccctacaTAAAAGTTGCACTCATATTCAtaacaacagaagaaaaaaagcacaattgCTTCATAACACTGGACACAGCTTTCCAGAAACAAGATAGCAATTACTCAGAAATGCTATGGAAAACATTAATCACAGAGTAACTTGCTATTTACATTAAAGATGCAGcctctaaaattaattttaaaattaaaaaaaaaaaaaaagctttttttcgTCATAGGACATTTTTGTCAATAATGCGAAGTCtctgttctttgctttttgtccAGCATTTCTTTTGAGATATACACCTATAAATTTACAGATATACATCTGAGAGAGATGTATCAAAAGTTAAAACATGTCTGGATGGAGAGCTCGGCAAATTTTATCTGAAACTACATTTGCAGTAGACAAACCCCCAAAGAAAAAACTGCCGGAATGACACATTGGGATGAAATGACATTCCCTGTCCATGATCCAGGCAGGAACCCAAGTGCCTCagtgcacagacacagagctaacagcagcagtgcaggttccccagtgccaccaggctGAAGCAGCTGCCCTCGTGGAGGCAGCGGTTTCCATCCCCGTGGAGCCTGCCAGGAcaggtgcagagcaggggcagcgGTGGTGATGCGGAGAGGTGACACCCTCCGTGTGGGCTGCACGGGGGATCCTTGGCAGCCAGTGCAAGCCAGTCCTGTTGAAGCTGGATGaatccccagggcagcagcaggctctgaggACAGGAGTGCAGGACGAGGCATCGCCGATGCTCCAACGCAGTCCCAGCATGGCCAACGCATTGcccatcagctctgctctcaccagGCTCTACAAAAGGAGTCACTGCTGTCGTGCTTCTTCCACAGAACAGCTGGACCAGACAGGAACTATGGAGCCCCAAAGCACTTCTTATTCTTACACATGCAGGATGCTAGTGGCCAACCAGCTCCAGTTCAGAAccaggaaaatccagcaggagGATGTGCCCCCAACAGAGCAAAGACAGTCTGTGCTTCCATCAGTCAGCACTCAGCTGCCCAGTCGCCACTGTCACTCGTCAAAACCAGTGCAAATTCACAGGAGAAAGAATGTCCGCAGTGAGAGGGTAAAAATCCTTCCTCGTGGTCAAGAAAGGTACAAGCATTTACCCAGCATCTCTATCAAATATTGTAGAAAAGgttacacaaaaatatttaaatatatggaTACAGATACATAGATATTACACTTGCATAAAATATGTATATTCAAAACCCTTTGGGCAGTTTCACATTTAGCTGAAAATGTATGCTTTAGAAATATGAACGATTTTCTACTCTTTTCTAGTTTAAGTAGGAGGGGGAGGGGAAAGAAGCATCAGCCTTATTAATACTGAATGCTAAGTGCAGAAGTTTAGCTGTAGCTGTAGGGTTTTGAAGCAATTGATTTGACAGAACCTCCAAGCATAAactctgttttaaaaatccacatCTATTCCCTAGATTGCTGATTGtttcatgaaaatgaaaaccttaGTGTCCTGCTTGTATCAGCTAGATCTCCTGAGACCGTTCAATTAAACCTCATAAGCTTGCAACACCTCAAGATAGGGCTGTGTACTGGGAATATGCATGAACCTTATTGCAGTAATTCTGTGTGATAACAGGAATTTACAACTTTTCATATCTTGTCTAATTTaactttagaaataaaaaaccttAAATGACACCACAAGAAGCTCACAGTTCTGCGAAAATTAAAGTCAGTATGAAATTTTACTAATAGACCATATAATTTACACAGATTTACATAAATACagagatattaaaatattaaatcaaaGCTAATTAACAAAGGATAGAGTTTTACATGATAATATTTTAACTCTAGTCACACTTTCGCAACTACTTTCAGTGGCATGAgattatataaataatacatataCTTGTATAtccattatatatatatataaagacaTAGATATCTATCTCTccatccttctttttttcttcaaaaataggGCAATTTTATAACTGCAATGAGATGTGACAAGCAGTACACTTCTGGGGAATTATTGCATGCCTTGAGTGCATAAGGCAGAAGAAAGAGTATCTGACTTCAGACACTAAAGAAGTGGAATCATCAACCAGAAATGCACTGGAGTGATTTGGAACATCTTATTGCTTTTATAAAACTCGAAATTATACACTGTTTGGGATGGGGGGGGAGCTGATGGGGAGGAGGGTGATTAAAAGGCACAAAATAAAGGGGAAAGTAATACCTCTCTATTTAGTGGAGATCAACAGTCAGGAAGCTCCATCAGTGGTCACAGAACACTCCTCATTGTCCTAAATCTATTCCCTGCGGTGCAACACTGTGCCGCAGTTGCATAAGGAGGTTAAACACAGAAGTTCATGCATCCTTTATTaggggaaacaaaacaaagccaattTCCTTGCCCAGCAACAGCGAAGTACCCATTATCAGCAAGAGCCATCGGCAGGGACAGCGACGTGCAAACACCCCTCCATCAGTCAGCTCACCACACTAACCTCAGCGGCTGCAGCGGCTCCTTGGGCTCCCCGGTACAGCTCTTCCCTAAAACCACGGAGGCACGGATCCAAACTTAACAGCAATTTCCCGTCACACCAGGAAAGGTCAGGAAGCGAGAAAACTGGGTAACAGAAATACTGTCCTGGAATCTCTGCATTTTGGGGGTATTATGGGAATATGGAGGACTCCTGCGGTTCTCTTTCCCAGTTTTAAATTGGTCAATGACATTCACTCACAGATTACAGCTCCAGACCTCCTGGTCTATGTGCCTGGGATTTCTTTAGTCAGCCACCCTGGCAGATAAAGCATGtcagagaagaaatacaaaggatacagaatattaaaaactgTGGACTAATACTATATCCTCAAATCAGTTTAAATTAtggaacagaaaggaaaaaaaaatccctcaggatcactttttctttgctgtaatttttagATGTTAATATGCACAGTAGAGGGCTGCCTCTGCTACAGTACCACACTGTATGTTTCAAAGTTTGGATACGGCATGCTGTTAAGGCACCTTCAAGTAATGGTCATTGATTTAATCACTAAGCAAAGACGCATTTTCTGCAAACCACACTGCGTCCTCCAACACACCCAGTACCAGCAGCCACTCACACCCACCATCCAGAGACAACAAAACTCTCTGTGCTTGCTGGGGATAAACTACACCACTTCTAAGCAGccacttcaaaaataattatctgCCAAGGTTTGGGAGTGGACCTTTTGCACAACTGGATTATTTGTTTCTCAAGAGAGGAAACACAATAAAATTAAGTGTCTGAATCTAATTGCCTATAAGATTAGGAGGGTTGAAAATACACATCAGCCTAGAAAAGTAGAAGCAAGATCTGTACTGCTGCAGGATTCCTTACTGGGAGACAAAGCTGTAAAGGCAGGCATTCAGTGCAGCGTGCCTGGTGCAGAACTGGGCTGTTTCAGGACCAACAGGAGGTGCAAAGACAACCTCCCCTGGAGGGGACAGACAAGTTACTGCACATTACCTCTCCTTTCCACACAGAAcgctgctgggtttgggtttcACGGTTCATGGCACGGGGAAGGGGGTGCTTTTCAAGATGAAGGGAGCTGATGGGAAAGGAAAGCCCAGGCACCACTCTATGCAGACAGGTGACTCCATCCCCAAATAGTGAGTGGGTCACTccgtgctgcagctgggggcgTAGGGCCGTGGGGTCAGAGGGTGCTTGCAGCGAAGCCCAGCTAGGGATGGCCATTTCTACACCAAGCAACATCCAGTTCTGGAAAGGAGTGAGAGGGGCATAGATCCCAGCACAAAAGGAGAGACCACAGTGTACCATCAGTCTGCTCTGAGATGACAGAAGGGTCCCAAGGCACCCACCAGACCTGCATCACTCCCACACCCCAACCCACACCATGTAACAATGACACAGGGTGCAGTGGGAATCCCAAGAGCATGGGAAACCCAACTATCCCTGCACACGGGGTAATAATGTCCAGAGCAAAGGGACCCCCTACCCCTGACCCTGTCGTGCAGGTGGATGACTCGCTATTTACTAGCTGtgtgcagctccttctccagtAAAAAGACGAATCCTTTCCTCACACAGTCAATGAGAATCGCAATGTGATCTGTCATGCGCTTGGATCATGGGCTTGTTCGTTCATCTGAATTAgcaatgttttcttcttcttcgGGGACTAGAATAATCACTCAGATATTTACAAACATCAATCAGTGCCTTGGCGAGGTCTCCCCCAAGCCATCATGACAAGATCACCGTCTGCAGGAGCCCCGCGCCAGCTGTGTCCAAACAAGCCTGtgcctgctgagagctgggggcTGCCGAGGCAGAGGGGCGCTGGATCTCCGAGTCCTGGGGGGCTCTTGCCAGCCGGCTGTCTCTTCCTTGGGGTGCCTCTCCCTGCACCGCTGTCCcgggctgctggctgctgccattgCTGCTGCGGGCACAGTGGTCCCGCTCGTACTCCTCCTGAGCCCTTTGCATTTTCCGcttcttcatcttcctcttgTGGATGTGGAAGGTggtgagggagaggaggatCAGGCAGAAGATGAGGGTGACCAGGACAATTAAAACCAGAGTGGATGAGAAGGACTGAAAGAGTTGACCCACTTGCGTgatgcaggtgctgctggtaTTTAAGGTGGCAGATGTCCTGTTCAGAAGACAAGGCGGCAGGGACAGTCTCAACTCTTTGGAGAGCTTGGCACTCATTGAGGAGGCTACGGAAGATGAGGAATCTTCCTCCCCTCTCTGAAGACGTCTAAATTTCAGTCGGTGTCGGGCTGCTGGCAGGTGCTCGCAGGAAACGCCCGGGATGCTGCCGGCTCTCCCGCTCGCTCTGAAGTACCCGAGCAGCCTGCAAAGGGAGCCGGACACATCAGCGCCCCGAGGCACCCACCCTGCGCAGCTCCCCCGCCCCAAACCCGGCtgcggcagcccccccccccccccccccccccccccccccccccccccccccccccccccccccccccccccccccccccccccccccccccccccccccccccccccccccccccccccccccccccccccccccccccccccccccccccccccccccccccccccccccccccccccccccccccccccccccccccccccccccccccccccccccccccccccccccccccccccccccccccccccccccccccccccccccccccccccccccccccccccccccccccccccccccccccccccccccccccccccccccccccccccccccccccccccccccccccccccccccccccccccccccccccccccccccccccccccccccccccccccccccccccccccccccccccccccccccccccccccccccccccccccccccccccccccccccccccccccccccccccccccccccccccccccccccccccccccccccccccccccccccccccccccccccccccccccccccccccccccccccccccccccccccccccccccccccccccccccccccccccccccccccccccccccccccccccccccccccccccccccccccccccccccccccccccccccccccccccccccccccccccccccccccccccccccccccccccccccccccccccccccccccccccccccccccccccccccccccccccccccccccccccccccccccccccccccccccccccccccccccccccccccccccccccccccccccccccccccccccccccccccccccccccccccccccccccccccccccccccccccccccccccccccccccccccccccccccccccccccccccccccccccccccccccccccccccccccccccccccccccccccccccccccccccccccccccccccccccccccccccccccccccccccccccccccccccccccccccccccccccccccccccccccccccccccccccccccccccccccccccccccccccccccccccccccccccccccccccccccccccccccccccccccccccccccccccccccccccccccccccccccccccccccccccccccccccccccccccccccccccccccccccccccccccccccccccccccccccccccccccccccccccccccccccccccccccccccccccccccccccccccccccccccccccccccccccccccccccccccccccccccccccccccccccccccccccccccccccccccccccccccccccccccccccccccccccccccccccccccccccccccccccccccccccccccccccccccccccccccccccccccccccccccccccccccccccccccccccccccccccccccccccccccccccccccccccccccccccccccccccccccccccccccccccccccccccccccccccccccccccccccccccccccccccccccccccccccccccccccccccccccccccccccccccccccccccccccccccccccccccccccccccccccccccccccccccccccccccccccccccccccccccccccccccccccccccccccccccccccccccccccccccccccccccccccccccccccccccccccccccccccccccccccccccccccccccccccccccccccccccccccccccccccccccccccccccccccccccccccccccccccccccccccccccccccccccccccccccccccccccccccccccccccccccccccccccccccccccccccccccccccccccccccccccccccccccccccccccccccccccccccccccccccccccccccccccccccccccccccccccccccccccccccccccccccccccccccccccccccccccccccccccccccccccccccccccccccccccccccccccccccccccccccgccgcccgCAGCCCCTTCCCAGAGCACGCAGGGCCGCAGCACGGAGCGCGGCCAGCCCTGCGCCCCCGGCCGCAGCCGCCCGCCGTGCCGTGCGCCCCACCCGCGTTCGCACCGCGCCGCACCCGGTGCCCAGATCCCGCCGGTACCGAAACCCCGTCCTTGCCCGGGGAGGCTGGTGGGAATCTGTGGGAGCGAAGCAACGCCAGGGACTCTTGGTGGGAATGTGTGTGAAAACTTGCCTTACAAAGGCTTAGTGCGTCGTAGGCATTTTCGTCAAGAGCAAACAGATATGAGCTGCCCATTATTGCACTGAAGCCAAAAATCGGATGATTTCTAAACATAAGAAAATCTGTTATTTGAAAAGTACTGTCAGAAGTGCTAACGGgggcagaaaaataattagcaTTAGGATGGAGCTCTTCCCATTTCCAAAAGGAACAAACTGATGTGGAAGTGTCCGGCAACATGGGACAAAGATCTGATGGACAGGAGGTTCCATCAGTCCCATGTTGTGTGCTCTAGACTAACCCCGTGTGCTCTAAGATAACCCCATGTGCTGGAAGGAGGGTTGCTATACAGCTCTGTTGTAAGTAACAGGACtttgaggaaaaacagaaagtaTCCATCCTTTCTAGTGGCTAAAAAGCCTGGAGGAAAATCTGTACAGGATAAGCTGTGACATGAGTTGGAAAAATTCTCATTGAAGAGCAAAGATCCATTAGATCTGCTGACCCTGATAGCCGAGAACCTTTCACAGAGGTGGACAGAAGCTGGCAAGCTAAGCATTTAAGCACTTTACTGTTTCAAGGCAGATTTCTTCTGTACTGTCTTTGTCTCTGATAAATAAATGCACCAGAGCTTGTGAAATTTGGCCAGGCACTATTTACTCTGTGATTGTTCTGGAGAAAGATTTACACTGCGTGGAATGAAGTTGGAAGACGGTTGGGATAGTCCCAATCATTTGCAAAGGGACTACAACTTAATGCTTCCTCTAAAACCAGAGGAATAGGGGTTTCCAttgctccttcccctccccaggatAATACAGCTTGATGCTGGAGGGGTGCTGCACAGAGAGGAAAGACATTCAGTCTGGTACTGAGAGACAAGCCCTTGCTCACTGCTCCACTCACTCAGCTCCTTAGGTGCATAGCTGTGCCAAAACACACCTCCCCATGCAGTGGGGTTGGACTAGGTGAGTGTTAAaagtccattccaacccaaattattatatgattctatgattctcaGCCAGCACTCCTTGCACACATGTCCAAcccctctctcacacacacattcCCATAGCCTCACTGGTATTCTGCctgcactttttctttctccttcccttcctccaaCGTGCACATCTGAGGTCTGCATTCATCAGCGCTCTGTACTCGCTGCCTTAGAGGAGAAAACAACCACCACAGGCTGAAACAGCACATCAATCCTCAGGccattccctccttcctcccactattctttgcaaagcagcagctgaatggGGGGCTGCAAAACAGGGTGAGGGGCCTGGGGACCACTCAGCATGGCCTGTGCCACTGGAGAACACTTCTGATCCCACACAGAAGCAACCAAGGTATAAATCAGTAGTGCTGTGCTTCCTGAGCAGGTTCCACTGAATCCTTTAGCCTAAACTGAAAGTGGGGAAAGGATAGCATTTAATCCTAAAAGTGTGTGCCAGTTTGTGACGGTGCAGCAGTTGATCTGAGACTGCTGTTCAGAAGTTACCAGATGATTAGAAATAATTCACTTTATGCATTTATAATTCATTTCAAACACCACCATAAGAATGCTCTTTTGCACAGAAAACAGTATTAGGAGATATAATAATATGAAGATGTTAGAATGTTAGCCTTGTTTGTGGCAGAAATAACCAAGTTGGTCTGTCCCTAATGTCACAGCCCCTTCTCTGTGTGTTCATGCAGGattttgcagtatttctgcttta carries:
- the C1H11orf87 gene encoding uncharacterized protein C11orf87 homolog, which codes for MAVTVSCRARLLGYFRASGRAGSIPGVSCEHLPAARHRLKFRRLQRGEEDSSSSVASSMSAKLSKELRLSLPPCLLNRTSATLNTSSTCITQVGQLFQSFSSTLVLIVLVTLIFCLILLSLTTFHIHKRKMKKRKMQRAQEEYERDHCARSSNGSSQQPGTAVQGEAPQGRDSRLARAPQDSEIQRPSASAAPSSQQAQACLDTAGAGLLQTVILS